Part of the Kitasatospora sp. NBC_01266 genome, GGTGATCACGTCCGAGAAGCCGAGGTCGTTGCCGCCGATCGACAGGGTGATCAGCTTGACGTCGTCCTTGGCCGCCAGCGCGGCGAGCTGGTCGGCCTGCGGGGCCTCGCCCTTGAGGGACTGGCCGCCGTCGGCGGCCCGGAAGACGTTGGCGGTGGTGGCGCCGGAGCAGGCCAGGTTGACGCTGGTCTGGGCGATCCCGGTCGCGCTGTTCACCTCGGCCACGTCCGAGCGGTCGCACCCGCTGGCGTAGGTCGAGCCGTAGACGCTGCTCGCGTCGTAGCCGCTGCCGTTCCAGGCCCGGTCGGTGCCGTCGCGGCTGCCGGAGGTGTCGTCGCTGTTGCCCTGCCAGCGACCTGCCTCACCCGAGATGTAGCTGTCACCGAGCGTGACGCTCACGGTGGGGCCGGCGGGGGCGGCGGCGTTCGCCGGGACGGCCAGGGCGAGCAGGCCGCTGGCGCAGAGCGGGAGGGCGAGCAGGGCGGCGAGCGGTCGTCTGACCTGGCTGCTGCGCTTGACGCATGGGGATCGTTCGAGCACGGCGCAACTCCTAAGAGCGGCAGCACCCCGCTGTGTGGTTGGGGCGCCGCTGAAGGTGAGGGAGGGCCGCCGGCCGGTGGCGCGATGAATCTGACATGAGCGCGGTGGTTACCGCTAGGTAGCGGCAGCACCTTTCTCACCCTGTTACCGGTGCGTTAACTTCTGCCGACCCGTCAGTCACCCGCCGGTCAGATCTGCCGCGCCCCCGTCGTCGAGGCACCGAGGACGGCCGCCAGGTCCCCGGCCAGCCGCGGCGCCTCGTCCGGGTCCAGGTCCGAGACGGTGATCCGCAGCCCGGGCGGGGACTGCACCCGGAATCCCGTCCCCGGGGCGACCACCCACCCGCGCTGCAGCAGGCCGACCACGGCGCCGGTCTCCTCCGGCACCGGCACCCAGACGTTCACCCCGCTCGCCCCGTGGCCGGTGATCCCGCGCGCGGCCAGCGCCACCAGCAGCGCCCCCCGGCGGGCGGCGTAGGCCTCGGCGACGCCGGACGGGCGGGCGCCGTGGCTGCGCCAGAGCTCGGCGGTGGCGCGCTGCAGCAGATGGCTGACCCAGCCGGTGTCCAGCCGCTGCCGGCCGCGCAGCCGGTCGACGGTGGCCTGGTCCCCGGTCAGCACCGCCAGCCGCAGGTCGGGGCCGTAGGCCTTGGCGGCGGAGCGGACCACCACCCAGCGGGCGACCACGGGCCGGCGGTCGGCGGCGCAGGTCAGGGTGGCGAACGGCAGCTCGGTGATGCCGTGCCCGTGGTCGTCCTCCAGCAGCAGGACGTCCGGATGCCCGGCCAGCACGGTGCGCAGCTCGGCGGCGCGGGTGGCGGTGACCGCGGCGCCGGTCGGGTTCTGCGCCCGACTGGTGACGATCAGCGCGCGGGCGCCGGCCGCGAGTGCGGCGGCCAGCGATGCGGGGCGCGGACCCTGGTCGTCCAGGGCGACCGGCAGGGTGCGCAGGCCGTGGGCGGGCAGCAGGTCGAGCAGGCTGCGCCAGCCCGGGTCCTCGATGGCGACCGCGTCGCCGGGGCGCAGCTGGGTGGCCAGCACCCGGTCGATCGCGTCCAGTGCGCCGTTGGTGACCGCGAGCGCGCCCTCGGGCACCCCGTCGGCCCGGAAGCCGGCCGCGGCGAGCTCGATCAGCGCGGGCTCGGTGGCGGGATGCCCGTACAGCACGGGGGCCCGGTCGGCCGCCGCGGCGGCGACCGCGAGGGCGGGGGCGAGCGGCGGCAGCAGGCGCGGGTCAGGGTTGCCGGCGGCGAGGTTGCGGGCGCCCGACGGGACGTCGAGCCGGACCTGGTCGCGGTAGGTGGTGACCGGGCGCGGGCGGATCCGGCTGCCGCGGCGCCCGGCGGTCTCGATCACCCCGCGATCGCGCAGCAGGCGATAGGCGGCGGCCACGGTGTTCGGGTTGACGCCGAGCTCCTCGGCCAGTTCACGCAGCGGTGGCAGCGCCTGGCCTGGCTCCAACTCCCCCGCGCCGACAGCACGTTCGACGTCGGCGGCGATCTCCGTGGCGCGCCGGCCCTGAATCCGATAGTCTCCTAGCACAAAGTTCATTATGCACTAGTACATAGGGGGTTGTCATGTCGGACACGAGCAGCAACCAGGAGCGCTACGCCCGCACCCCGCGCACCACGCCCACCCGCTACAAGGACCGGGCGAGCTGGGAGCGGGCCGAGATCCACGCGATCCTCGACACCGCCTGGATCTGCCACCTGGGCTTCGTCGCGGACGGCGCCCCGGTGGTGCTGCCGACGATCTTCGCCCGGGTCGACGACCGGCTCTACCTGCACGGCTCCACCGGCAGCCGCCCGCTGCGGGCGGCCGGCGACCCGGCGGGCCTGCCGGTCTGCGTGACGGTCACCCAGTTGGACGCCCTGGTGCTGACCAAGTCCGCGTTCAACCACTCCGTCAACTTCCGCTCGGTGGTCGCACACGGCATCGCCGAGCAGGTCACCGACCCGGCCGAGCTGACACTGGCGCTGGACGCGCTGGTCGACCAGGCGATCCCGGGGCGCTCGGCGGACGTCCGGGCGGCCAACCCGAAGGAGCTGGCCAAGACGGCGGTGATCCGGCTGGTGCTCGACGAGGTCTCGGCCAAGTCCCGCGACGACGACGCGCAGGACGACCCCGAGGACGAGGAGCTGCCCTACTGGTCCGGCATCGTGCCGGTGTCGGCCGTCTACGGCGAACCCCGGCCGCACCCGGGCACCATGCGCGAACTTCCCTCGTACCTGCGGGACTTCCAGCCGGGCGGTGCGCCGTGCTGATCCGCAACTGGGACAAGGGCACCGAAGGCGAGTGGCGCGCGTTCCTGGCGGAGCGGGACTTCGGGCTACTGGCGGCCAACGGGAGCGGCGACGGCGGGCCGGTCCTGGTCCCCACGCACTTCGTGCTCGACCCGGACCGGGGCGAGATCCTGCTCCACCTGGCCGCGCCCAACCCGCTCTTCGCGGCGATCACGGCCAACCCCCGGGTGACCCTCGCGGTGACCGACGACTACACCTTCGTCCCCGGTACCTGGCGCGCCACCCAGGTGCCGACCAGCCACTACGCCTCGGTGCAGTTCGACTGCCTGGCGCAGGCGGTGGACAGCGCGGCCGGCAAGGCCGAGATCCTCAACCGGCAGCTCGCGCACTTCCAGCCGCAGACCCCCGAGGCCCGCGTCGTCCCCGGCAGCGAGCCCTTCGGGCCGCACCTGTCGGGCATCCGCGGGCTGCGGCTGACGGTGCGCCAGGTGCGGGCGAAGTTCAAGTACGACGACAAGCTGCCGGTCGATCAGCAGGCCGCGCTGGCCGAGCGGCTGGCCGACCGGGCCGGGCCGGGCGACGCGGGGGCCCGGGCGCAGTTGCTGCGGCGCAACGCGCGGCGCGGCGGCGCGCCGACCGGAACCTGCCCGGCGGACCACGAATAGCGCGGATCACGAATGGCGGGGAGCACGGACAGCGGGAACCACGGACAGCGGGGACCACGGATAACGCCGATGGACATACCGGGCGCCTTACGGGGAAGTCGAGGTTGCGCCTGATCTGATGGTACGGATCAGCCCCTATCGGACCCCGGGAGCCCACTCTGTCCAGGACCGTACCGGCGCAGCCCGCCGCCAAGAACGCCCCCCTGGGCCGCGTCGTCTTCATTTCGGCGGCGGCGGCCATGGGCGGCTTCCTCTTCGGCTACGACAGCGCCGTCATCAACGGCGCCGTCACCGGCATCCAGAAGCACTTCCACGTGGGCAGCGGTGAGACCGCCTTCGTGGTGGCGATCGCGCTGCTCGGCTCGGCGGCCGGTGCGGTGGCGGCGGGCTGGCTGGCCGACCACCTGGGCCGGGTGCGGACCATGTGGCTGGCTGCGCTGCTCTTCGCGATCAGCGGGGTGGGCTCGATGTTCCCGCCCAGCATCCAGGTGCTCGCGCTGTGGCGGGTGCTCGGCGGCATCGCGATCGGCATCGCCTCGGTGATCGCGCCCACCTACATCGCCGAGGTGGCCCCGACCGCCTACCGGGGCCGGCTGGCCTCGTTCCAGCAGATGGCGATCGTGCTCGGCATCACCGTCTCGCAGCTCGTCAACTACGCGCTCAACCAGGCCGCGGGCGGCGAGTCGACCAACCACCTGGCCGGGATCCAGGCGTGGCAGTGGATGCTCGGGGCGGAGACGGTGCCGGCCCTGGTCTACGGGGTGATGACGCTGCGCATCCCGGAGTCGCCGCGCCACCTGATCGCCACCGGCCGCGAAGCCGAGGCCCGCACGGTGCTGCGCGAGGTGGAAGGCCCGGCGGTCGACCTGGACGCCCGGGTGACGGAGATCCGCACCGTGCTGCACAGCGCCCACAAGCCGCGGCTGCCCGACCTGCTGGGCGGCCGGTTCGGCCTGCTGCCGATCGTCTGGGTCGGCATCGGCGCCTCGGTCTTCCAGCAGTTCGTCGGCATCAACGTGATCTTCTACTACTCCTCGGTGCTCTGGCAGTCCGTCGGCATCAACGAGAGCAACTCGCTGCTGATCAGCATCTCCACCTCGATCGTCAACGTGATCGGCACGGTGATCGCGATGCTGCTGGTGGACCGGATCGGCCGCAAGCCGCTGGCGCTGGCCGGCTCGGTCGGCATGGCGCTCTCGCTGGGCACCGCCGCCTGGGCCTTCTCCTACCGCACCGGTACCGGCACCACCGCCACCCTGCCCAGCCTGCAGGGCACCGTCGCGCTGGTCGCGGCGCACGTCTTCGTGCTCTGCTTCGCGTTCTCCTGGGGCGTGGTGGTCTGGGTGCTGCTCGGCGAGATGTTCCCGAACAAGATCCGCGCGCTCGCGCTCTCGGTGGCGGCCTCCGCCCAGTGGCTCGCCAACTGGGCGATCACCGTCAGCTTCCCCGACCTGGCCGACTGGAACCTGTCCGCCACCTACGTCATCTACGCCTGCTTCGCGCTGCTCTCGATCCCGTTCGTGGCCTTCTGCATCAAGGAGACCCGGGGCAAGGCGCTGGAGGAGATGGGGTAGCGCGCCGTCCGCCGGTTGCGGACCGCGCGACACGCCGATGACGGCCCGGAACTGACTCCCACTCGGCTCCCGGCCCGAATACCATCATCCCCGCGGGCCGCCATGGCCCGGTCCGCGGCTCACCAGGAGATGCCCGATGGCCGAACCCCCCTCCGGGGCACAGAACACCACCTTTCCGAGCAACGGGGGCCAGGCGCACGGCTACCTCGCGCTACCGCCGGAGGGGCGTGGGCCAGGGCTGGTGGTGGTCCAGGAGTGGTGGGGCCTGACCACGCACATGACCTCGATGGTCGACCGGTTCGCCGCCGAGGGCTTCCTGACGCTGGCGCCCGACCTGTACGGCGGCGCCACCACGCACGACCGCGAGGAGGCCGCCCTGCTGCTCAAGCAGCTGCCGGTGGATCAGGCGGTGCGGGACCTGCGCGGCGCCGTCGACTTCCTGCTCGGCCACCCGGCGCTGATCGGGGACGCGGTCGCGGTGGTCGGCTTCTGCATGGGCGGCGCCTTCGCGCTGCGGCTGGCCGCGCAGGAGGGCGACAAGGTGGCGGCCGTGGTCCCGTTCTACGGGCTGCCGCGCGAACCCGACTACGACTACCGGGGACTGACCGCCCATGTGCTGGGCCACTACGCGGAGCACGACCACGGGCTGCCCGTGGCCCAGGTGGACGAGGCGGCGATCCGGATCGGCGAGGCCACCGACCGCCGTCCCGAGATCCACTTCTATCCGGCCGGACACGCGTTCATGAACGACGAGAACCTGAACGGCACCTACGACCCGCTGCAGGCCCGGATCGCCTGGCGGCGCACTCTCAGCTTCCTGCGCGGGCACCTGGGGTGAGGGGCTCGAAGGCGGGGTAGCCCGGCAGCGGCGCCACGTCCCAGCCGTCCGCCAGCTCGCCGAGCAGGCGGCGCATCGTCGCGGTGAGGGCCGGCAGGCCGGGCAGGTCGGCCGCCCGCTCCCAGCGCTGCCGCAGGACCTGGCGGCGGGTCGCCACCGGACGGCGGGTGCGGTGCATCGGGGCGTCCGCCGCCAGCGCGCGGGGCAGCAGGCGGACCGTCAGGTCGACCGTCCAGACCGCGACCGCCGCGGCCAGCCCGGCCTGCCAGAGCGCGTCCTCGGCCAGCTCGGGATAGCCGGCCACCACCTCGGCGCGGTAGGTCCGCTCGATCTCGGCGGCCAGCCCCGGCGGCAGCTCGAAGACGCACCAGCAGCTGGAGAAGGGCATCCGACAGTAGGCGGCGGTCAGGAAGACCGACTGGTAGCCGGCCGCCTCGAAGTCGATCAGCCACAGGCCGTCATCGGTCAGCAGGTTGTTGTCCGGGCAGGTGTCGCCCGGGGTGAAGCCGGGGTAGCGCTCGCCGCCGGCCGTACCGATCCGGGCCAGCTCCGCGGCCAGACCCGGCGCCGGCGTCACCCCGGCCGCCCGCAGCACGCCCGGTAGCGCGGCGGCGTTCTCGGCCGCCCACGGCTCGTCCTCCCAGGAACAGAGGCCGAGGTCGTAGCGGGCCCAGAGTTCGGCGAACTCGGCCCGGCGCCCGGTCGTGGCGGCCGCCAGCCGGCCCAGACCCCTGGCCCAGTCCAGCAGGCCGCGCTCGGCGGCCTTCGGGTCGGCGCCGAGCAGCAGGTCGGCCAGGGTGGGCGCGCCGCCCAGGTCGGCCATCACCAGCAGCCGCAGGTCCCGGTCCGCGGCGAGAAGTTCGGGCCCGGCCACGCCGAGCGCCAGGCCGGCGGCCTCGGCGGTGAAGGAGCGGCGCGCCTCGGCCTCGTCGGTGAACGCCTTGACCACCACGCTGCCGCCCTCGTCCGTGCGGCAGCGCAGCACGGTGCTGCGTGGGCTGCCGCCCAGGTCCACCGGGTCGGACAGCTGACGGTTCAGCAGGGCACTCGCGGTGCGCAGGATCTCGTGCATCCGGGGATGCTGTCACGAGGGTTCGGAGCATCCAAGCTGATTTTCGATCAGCTTCGACCAGTTTCCGAACGGTTCATGCGGGGTAACTCCCCCAACCTGTCCATACCTGTCCGTAGCGTGGACAGGTCTCCATGCCACCGTCATAGTCGGGCGAATGCCGAATCGAGCCACCACCACCGTCGGCCGCACGCCGAACCATCCGA contains:
- a CDS encoding aminotransferase class I/II-fold pyridoxal phosphate-dependent enzyme, coding for MLGDYRIQGRRATEIAADVERAVGAGELEPGQALPPLRELAEELGVNPNTVAAAYRLLRDRGVIETAGRRGSRIRPRPVTTYRDQVRLDVPSGARNLAAGNPDPRLLPPLAPALAVAAAAADRAPVLYGHPATEPALIELAAAGFRADGVPEGALAVTNGALDAIDRVLATQLRPGDAVAIEDPGWRSLLDLLPAHGLRTLPVALDDQGPRPASLAAALAAGARALIVTSRAQNPTGAAVTATRAAELRTVLAGHPDVLLLEDDHGHGITELPFATLTCAADRRPVVARWVVVRSAAKAYGPDLRLAVLTGDQATVDRLRGRQRLDTGWVSHLLQRATAELWRSHGARPSGVAEAYAARRGALLVALAARGITGHGASGVNVWVPVPEETGAVVGLLQRGWVVAPGTGFRVQSPPGLRITVSDLDPDEAPRLAGDLAAVLGASTTGARQI
- a CDS encoding pyridoxamine 5'-phosphate oxidase family protein, which translates into the protein MSDTSSNQERYARTPRTTPTRYKDRASWERAEIHAILDTAWICHLGFVADGAPVVLPTIFARVDDRLYLHGSTGSRPLRAAGDPAGLPVCVTVTQLDALVLTKSAFNHSVNFRSVVAHGIAEQVTDPAELTLALDALVDQAIPGRSADVRAANPKELAKTAVIRLVLDEVSAKSRDDDAQDDPEDEELPYWSGIVPVSAVYGEPRPHPGTMRELPSYLRDFQPGGAPC
- a CDS encoding FMN-binding negative transcriptional regulator yields the protein MLIRNWDKGTEGEWRAFLAERDFGLLAANGSGDGGPVLVPTHFVLDPDRGEILLHLAAPNPLFAAITANPRVTLAVTDDYTFVPGTWRATQVPTSHYASVQFDCLAQAVDSAAGKAEILNRQLAHFQPQTPEARVVPGSEPFGPHLSGIRGLRLTVRQVRAKFKYDDKLPVDQQAALAERLADRAGPGDAGARAQLLRRNARRGGAPTGTCPADHE
- a CDS encoding sugar porter family MFS transporter, whose protein sequence is MSRTVPAQPAAKNAPLGRVVFISAAAAMGGFLFGYDSAVINGAVTGIQKHFHVGSGETAFVVAIALLGSAAGAVAAGWLADHLGRVRTMWLAALLFAISGVGSMFPPSIQVLALWRVLGGIAIGIASVIAPTYIAEVAPTAYRGRLASFQQMAIVLGITVSQLVNYALNQAAGGESTNHLAGIQAWQWMLGAETVPALVYGVMTLRIPESPRHLIATGREAEARTVLREVEGPAVDLDARVTEIRTVLHSAHKPRLPDLLGGRFGLLPIVWVGIGASVFQQFVGINVIFYYSSVLWQSVGINESNSLLISISTSIVNVIGTVIAMLLVDRIGRKPLALAGSVGMALSLGTAAWAFSYRTGTGTTATLPSLQGTVALVAAHVFVLCFAFSWGVVVWVLLGEMFPNKIRALALSVAASAQWLANWAITVSFPDLADWNLSATYVIYACFALLSIPFVAFCIKETRGKALEEMG
- a CDS encoding dienelactone hydrolase family protein — translated: MAEPPSGAQNTTFPSNGGQAHGYLALPPEGRGPGLVVVQEWWGLTTHMTSMVDRFAAEGFLTLAPDLYGGATTHDREEAALLLKQLPVDQAVRDLRGAVDFLLGHPALIGDAVAVVGFCMGGAFALRLAAQEGDKVAAVVPFYGLPREPDYDYRGLTAHVLGHYAEHDHGLPVAQVDEAAIRIGEATDRRPEIHFYPAGHAFMNDENLNGTYDPLQARIAWRRTLSFLRGHLG